In one Sesamum indicum cultivar Zhongzhi No. 13 linkage group LG12, S_indicum_v1.0, whole genome shotgun sequence genomic region, the following are encoded:
- the LOC105175825 gene encoding mucin-2-like, giving the protein MSVEELVTTYTYQQHEIYLNRNYQTDQLQVSMATSFFLSLLLVVALIATTCRAVSATETLPPTQPPSLPVIPPPAVASVRTLQPPPEPLAEIQENQPDEPPPTQPSSLPVIPPPAVSNARTPQPSPPPPLAEIKENQLNNIIDALIGTGDFVGWANLLSSTDPSVFPLTATLFIPSNDAVSHFPTANTAGIDYDPFLIPYHIIPQRLTFSDLQQFRVHSRLPTLLPSKYIVITNNSPSNFTVDDSQITQADIFVNVAFSVHGIKKVLDYSVYGGDNVLSPPPEKTKWPRIKPTPGPPKKRRPVLPGEITVGLKSCASCSCSEILMIFSAFYVVFL; this is encoded by the coding sequence ATGTCAGTTGAAGAGTTAGTTACTACTTATACTTACCAGCAGCACGAGATATATCTTAACAGGAACTATCAAACTGATCAGCTCCAAGTTTCCATGGCAACTTCTTTCTTCCTCAGCCTTCTCCTCGTGGTCGCCCTCATAGCCACCACCTGCCGTGCCGTCTCCGCTACAGAAACCCTTCCTCCAACACAACCACCCTCTCTGCCCGTAATACCACCACCAGCAGTTGCCTCTGTACGGACTCTGCAACCGCCCCCCGAGCCATTGGCGGAGATTCAAGAAAATCAGCCAGACGAACCTCCACCAACACAACCATCCTCTCTGCCCGTAATTCCACCACCAGCGGTCTCCAATGCACGGACTCCACAACCGTCCCCGCCCCCGCCATTGGCTGAGATTAAAGAAAATCAGCTCAACAACATCATTGACGCGCTTATAGGTACTGGCGACTTCGTGGGGTGGGCTAACCTTCTCTCATCCACCGACCCTTCAGTCTTCCCACTCACGGCCACCCTTTTCATCCCCAGCAACGATGCGGTCTCTCATTTCCCCACGGCCAACACCGCCGGAATAGACTACGATCCTTTTCTCATTCCATATCACATAATCCCACAGCGCCTCACTTTCTCCGATCTCCAGCAGTTTAGGGTTCACTCTCGCCTCCCGACTCTCCTTCCCTCTAAATACATTGTCATCACCAATAACTCGCCCTCAAATTTCACCGTCGATGATTCCCAAATCACACAAGCCGATATCTTTGTAAATGTTGCTTTCTCAGTGCATGGCATCAAGAAAGTCCTCGATTACTCTGTATATGGCGGTGATAACGTCCTTTCACCACCGCCGGAAAAAACCAAGTGGCCGAGAATAAAACCTACTCCTGGGCCGCCAAAGAAGAGAAGACCGGTTCTTCCGGGAGAAATAACTGTGGGCCTGAAGTCTTGCGCTTCCTGTTCATGCAGTGAGattttaatgatattttcGGCCTTTTATGTTGTTTTCCTATAA
- the LOC105175826 gene encoding lysine-specific demethylase JMJ18, translating into MRIKDHHSRSVQKNDESHESPGSPRHRKVSARWVPDEARRPLIDEAPVFYPTEEEFQDTLGYIASIRSRAEAYGICKIVPPPSWIPPCPLKDKKIWDHAKFSTRIQQVDLLQNREPMRKKLHRKRKRRRQFNSRPRRRARAESSESNAACDSEEKFGFQSGSDFTLEEFQRFSQEFKAAYFEVKEKTQDKRCLPSVDDIEGEYWRIIEQPTDEVEVYYGADLETGTLGSGFPKESSSLTDSKIDQYVTSGWNLNNLPRLPGSVLCFEECNISGVVVPWLYIGMCFSSFCWHVEDHHLYSLNYLHWGDPKVWYGVPGSHASALENAMRKHLPDLFEEQPDLLNELVTQLSPSVVKSEGVPVYRAVQNSGEFVLTFPRAYHSGFNCGFNCAEAVNVAPVDWLRHGQSAIELYSAQHHKTSISHDKLLLAAAGRAVQALWDITVLKKENSENLRWRSVCGKDGILTQAIKTRVYLEEKRIECLPEVMRFQKMQKDFDLDTERECFSCFYDLHLFAACCNCSSDKFACLNHANLICRCDPENRLVLLRYTIDELKTLVKALEESMDAVEAWAFKDREHPLDSKNVGDRIPGAHKKLFGFNLFPSTVQSNTSLKSEHMEHPVDELPKVDSYSERMTSFCVEPINFGSVVFGKPWFNKDAIYPQGYKSRVKFFNICNPLIRSSYTSEIIDGGLLGPLFKVSLEEHPQESFVHVSAEECWELVLQRLNQEITRQKCLGKQGLPLVQPTSSINGREMFGLLSPSIVQAIEALDPYHKCTEYWENKLLRKKSSSSSGDTFVAAAEKNSSETKYDEGEIADSFGTDLAVQEADNLLVGRGNSLSDDEIQSVFRRLLSKANSEEIEIMHRILCKGSTSPLWRVAVEMLTEEIRKKQK; encoded by the exons ATGAGAATTAAG GATCATCATTCCAGAAGTGTCCAGAAAAACGACGAAAGCCATGAATCTCCAGGCAGTCCGCGACATCGGAAG GTATCAGCGAGATGGGTTCCTGATGAAGCACGCCGGCCTCTTATTGACGAAGCTCCAGTGTTCTATCCAACGGAGGAG GAGTTCCAAGATACTCTAGGTTATATAGCGAGCATAAGGTCCAGAGCTGAAGCTTATGGTATTTGCAAAATTGTACCTCCTCCATCTTGGATTCCCCCTTGTCCGCTAAAGGATAAGAAAATTTGGGATCATGCTAAATTTTCTACCCGAATTCAGCAAGTAGACCTCCTTCAGAACAGGGAGCCCATGAGGAAAAAACTGCACCGGAAGAGAAAACGGAGGAGGCAATTTAATTCAAGACCGAGGAGACGTGCTCGTGCTGAAAGTTCGGAATCTAACGCTGCTTGTGATAGTGAAGAAAAGTTTGGTTTCCAGTCAGGCTCTGACTTTACACTTGAGGAATTTCAAAGATTTTCTCAGGAATTTAAAGCAGCATACTTTGAAGTGAAGGAAAAAACTCAAGATAAGAGGTGCCTGCCTTCGGTTGATGATATTGAAGGAGAGTATTGGCGGATCATTGAGCAGCCTACAGATGAAGTTGAG GTTTACTATGGAGCTGATCTGGAAACCGGAACTCTAGGGAGTGGATTCCCTAAAGAATCATCATCGTTGACGGACTCTAAGATTGATCAGTACGTGACATCAGGCTGGAATCTGAATAACTTGCCGCGTCTCCCTGGttctgttttgtgttttgaagaGTGCAACATCTCTGGGGTAGTTGTACCATGGCTTTATATAGGAATGTGCTTCTCGTCATTTTGTTGG CATGTTGAAGACCACCATCTCTACTCACTGAACTATCTGCACTGGGGTGATCCAAAAGTTTGGTATGGAGTTCCAGGAAGTCATGCTTCTGCATTGGAGAATGCAATGAGGAAACACTTGCCAGATCTGTTTGAAGAACAACCAGATTTACTAAATGAATTG GTCACACAGTTGTCACCATCAGTTGTAAAGTCAGAAGGTGTTCCAGTGTATCGAGCGGTCCAGAACTCTGGGGAGTTTGTTCTTACCTTTCCAAGGGCTTATCACTCTGGATTCAACTGTGGCTTTAATTGTGCCGAGGCAGTAAATGTGGCCCCTGTTGACTGGCTACGACATGGACAAAGTGCAATTGAGCTCTATAGTGCACAGCATCACAAGACGTCAATATCACATGATAAGTTGCTCTTGGCCGCTGCTGGAAGGGCTGTTCAGGCACTTTGGGATATCACTGttctcaagaaagaaaattcagAGAATTTGAGATGGAGAAGCGTCTGTGGGAAAGATGGGATTCTTACTCAAGCAATTAAG ACAAGGGTTTATTTAGAGGAGAAAAGAATAGAGTGCCTCCCAGAGGTCATGCGCTTTCAAAAGATGCAAAAAGATTTTGATCTGGATACGGAGAGGGAatgtttttcttgcttttatgACTTGCACCTGTTTGCTGCTTGTTGCAATTGTTCCTCTGATAAGTTTGCATGTCTTAATCATGCAAATCTCATCTGTCGTTGTGACCCAGAAAACAGACTTGTCCTTCTGCGTTACACCATTGACGAGTTGAAGACACTGGTGAAGGCATTAGAAGAGTCCATGGATGCTGTAGAAGCATGGGCTTTTAAAGATCGTGAACATCCGTTAGATTCAAAGAATGTTGGTGACCGTATTCCTGGTGCTCACAAGAAGTTGTTTGGATTCAATCTTTTTCCTTCAACAGTTCAATCGAACACCTCACTCAAGTCCGAACACATGGAGCATCCAGTAGATGAGCTTCCAAAGGTCGATTCATATTCTGAGCGGATGACAAGCTTTTGTGTTGAACCAATAAATTTTGGGTCTGTTGTTTTTGGAAAACCATGGTTCAACAAGGATGCCATATACCCACAAG GTTATAAAAGCCGTGTAAAGTTCTTTAACATTTGCAATCCACTGATTAGGAGTAGCTACACTTCAGAAATCATTGATGGTGGGCTTCTAGGTCCCTTGTTCAAG GTTAGTCTAGAAGAGCATCCACAAGAGAGCTTTGTGCATGTTTCAGCAGAAGAATGCTGGGAATTGGTGTTGCAGAgacttaatcaagaaataacaaGACAAAAATGTTTAGGGAAGCAAGGCCTGCCGCTGGTGCAGCCTACAAGCAGCATCAACGGGCGTGAAATGTTTGGACTTCTGTCTCCATCCATTGTTCAG GCAATCGAGGCTCTCGATCCATATCACAAATGCACTGAATACTGGGAAAACAAGCTTCTTAGGAAGAAGTCATCATCAAGTTCAGGTGATACATTTGTAGCAGCAGCTGAAAAGAATTCTAGTGAAACAAAGTATGATGAAGGGGAGATAGCAGATAGTTTTGGAACTGACTTGGCTGTGCAGGAAGCGGATAACTTATTAGTAGGCAGAGGCAATTCTTTATCTGACGATGAGATACAGTCCGTATTCAGACGACTGTTGAGTAAAGCTAATTCCGAGGAGATAGAAATAATGCATAGAATATTATGCAAAGGGTCAACAAGCCCTTTATGGAGAGTAGCTGTTGAGATGCTGACAGAGGAGATCCGGAAAAAACAGAAATGA
- the LOC105175827 gene encoding CASP-like protein 1B2: MASERGEKQETCHGKVPLTRSKLDLVLLLLRLLAFLATLSAMVVMALNKQTKTIVVATIGTVPIRATLTAKFQHTPAFVFFVIANGNASLHNLLMLVVGFMGPKWNFKGLAHLAIPVLDLMNVAIVSGGASAAAFMGQLGRDGNSHARWNKICDKFDSFCDQGGGAMIASFVGLMLMTVICSVSIIRLRNHNGNKIILDSSVVVP; the protein is encoded by the exons ATGGCTTCAGAAAGAGGAGAGAAACAGGAAACCTGTCATGGCAAAGTACCGTTAACTAGATCAAAGCTGGATTTGGTCCTTCTCTTGCTgagattgcttgcatttttggCAACACTATCAGCTATGGTTGTAATGGCGCTTAACAAGCAAACGAAAACCATAGTTGTTGCTACGATTGGAACTGTCCCCATAAGAGCCACTCTCACTGCCAAGTTTCAACACACTCCTGCTTTTGT GTTCTTTGTGATTGCAAATGGCAATGCTAGCCTCCACAACTTGCTGATGCTGGTAGTTGGGTTTATGGGACCCAAGTGGAATTTTAAGGGACTTGCTCACTTGGCAATTCCAGTCTTGGACTTG ATGAACGTGGCTATCGTTTCCGGCGGCGCAAGCGCGGCGGCGTTCATGGGGCAGCTGGGCAGGGATGGGAATTCTCACGCGAGGTGGAACAAAATCTGCGACAAATTCGACAGCTTCTGCGACCAAGGTGGGGGCGCCATGATTGCTTCCTTCGTCGGGCTAATGCTGATGACCGTTATCTGCTCTGTTTCCATAATCAGGCTTCGCAATCATAATGGCAACAAGATCATCCTAGACTCTTCTGTTGTTGTTCCTTGA
- the LOC105175828 gene encoding protein LSD1, producing MQNQLVCGGCRTVLLYPRGASNVCCAICNVVTPVPPAGMEMAQLICGGCRTLLMHAQGATSVRCSCCHTVNLVPAAAPPNNVAHVNCGNCHTMLMYPAGAPSVKCAICHFITNVNTGDRRVPIPLQRPGGFSTSASTPPTSTVTARSQSQTVVVQNPMTLDESGKLVSNVVVGVTT from the exons ATGCAGAACCAACTTGTTTGCGGCGGGTGTAGGACTGTCCTCCTTTATCCCAGAGGGGCCTCTAATGTTTGCTGTGCAATTTGCAATGTGGTGACTCCTGTACCCCCAGCTG GGATGGAAATGGCACAATTGATATGTGGAGGCTGCCGTACGTTGCTAATGCATGCCCAAGGGGCTACCAGTGTCAGATGTTCCTGCTGCCATACAGTGAACCTTGTGCCAG CGGCGGCGCCACCTAATAATGTTGCACATGTCAACTGTGGAAACTGCCATACGATGCTGATGTATCCAGCTGGAGCTCCATCTGTTAAATGTGCAATTTGCCACTTCATCACTAATGTTAAT ACTGGTGACCGAAGGGTTCCTATCCCTCTTCAAAGACCTGGTGGGTTTTCAACATCTGCATCCACACCACCTACCTCTACG GTGACGGCACGATCTCAGAGTCAAACAGTTGTTGTTCAGAATCCCATGACTCTTGATGAAAGTGGCAAGCTG GTGAGCAACGTTGTCGTGGGCGTTACAACATAG
- the LOC105175829 gene encoding cell wall / vacuolar inhibitor of fructosidase 1 has product MKFPVILLAILHTHAGLITQMNDQTLIETTCRSTSNFQLCLSTLLANPLSATADVAELALIIVDAVKAKTETALSGIEELKWLHPELTDALGQCSNSYKAVLKADVPEAVAALTRGVPKFAEFGMVDAAWEAEICEGSFERVAESPLSELNRDIHDLAVVAAGIIKNLL; this is encoded by the coding sequence atgaaattccCAGTAATCCTACTCGCAATTCTTCACACGCATGCAGGATTAATCACACAAATGAACGACCAGACCTTGATCGAGACCACATGCAGGAGCACCTCAAACTTCCAGCTCTGCCTCTCCACGCTCCTCGCCAATCCGCTCAGCGCCACCGCTGATGTGGCGGAGCTCGCCCTGATTATTGTTGACGCCGTCAAAGCCAAGACGGAAACAGCCCTATCAGGCATCGAGGAGTTGAAATGGCTTCACCCGGAACTTACAGACGCGCTGGGGCAATGCAGCAACTCGTACAAGGCGGTGCTCAAGGCGGATGTACCGGAAGCTGTGGCGGCTCTGACGAGAGGAGTCCcaaaatttgctgaatttggGATGGTTGATGCGGCGTGGGAGGCTGAGATCTGCGAGGGTAGTTTTGAGAGGGTGGCCGAGTCGCCGTTGAGTGAATTGAATAGAGATATCCATGACCTTGCTGTCGTTGCTGccggtattattaaaaatttgctctga
- the LOC105175831 gene encoding gamma-soluble NSF attachment protein isoform X1: protein MATSDPDKLIAKADKLTKLSMTRWNADWKNATSLYEQAAIAYRLARKHDKAKEAFEKASKGQEMLSSPWDAAKHMESAAALAKEVGNWNEVSDFYRRASELYIQCGRAQPASDALAKGARALEDALPDEAIQLYTDACAVLEDDGKEQMAFDLYRAATSVYVKLEKYTDAATFLLRWALAADKCNATHSQCKAYLSAIIVYLYAHDFQQAEKCYNDCCQVEAFLNSDQNRAATRLLSAYTDGDVEEIKRAAQSSIISSLDHTIIKLARKLPTGDVTAFKRGATEQQEDPLDEDDLT from the exons ATGGCTACTTCCGATCCCGACAAGTTGATCGCTAAAGCTGATAAACT GACAAAACTTAGTATGACGAGATGGAACGCTGATTGGAAGAATGCGACAAGTTTGTATGAGCAGGCGG CAATTGCGTACAGGCTTGCAAGAAAACATGACAAAGCAAAGGAAGCATTTGAAAAAGCTTCTAAGGGACAAGAGATGCTCTCTTC CCCTTGGGATGCTGCAAAACATATGGAGTCTGCGGCAGCTCTAGCAAAGGAAGTGGGCAATTGGAACGAAGTGTCTGACTTCTATAGACGTGCATCTGAGTTGTACATTCAGTGTGGGCGCGCACAGCCTGCATCAGATGCGCTTGCAAAGGGTGCTCG tgCTTTAGAAGATGCCTTGCCTGATGAAGCTATTCAGCTTTACACTGATGCTTGTGCTGTTCTTGAAGACGATGGAAAGGAACAAATGGCCTTTGATCTGTATCGTGCTGCTACAAGTGTTTATGTGAAGCTTGAGAA GTATACAGATGCTGCAACTTTTCTTTTGAGGTGGGCCTTAGCAGCTGACAAGTGCAATGCTACTCATAGCCAGTGCAAG GCTTATCTTAGCGCAATTATTGTGTATCTTTATGCGCATGACTTCCAGCAGGCAGAGAAATGTTACAATGATTGTTGCCA GGTTGAAGCTTTCTTGAACAGTGATCAAAATCGTGCTGCTACTAGACTTCTTTCTGCATATACTGACGGTGATGTTGAGGAAATCAAGCGTGCTGCTCAGTCAAGTATTATTTCCAGTCTCGACCACACG ATAATCAAGCTTGCAAGGAAGTTGCCTACCGGGGATGTCACTGCATTCAAGAGGGGTGCAACAGAACAACAAGAAGATCCATTGGACGAAGATGATCTTACTTAA
- the LOC105175831 gene encoding gamma-soluble NSF attachment protein isoform X2: MTRWNADWKNATSLYEQAAIAYRLARKHDKAKEAFEKASKGQEMLSSPWDAAKHMESAAALAKEVGNWNEVSDFYRRASELYIQCGRAQPASDALAKGARALEDALPDEAIQLYTDACAVLEDDGKEQMAFDLYRAATSVYVKLEKYTDAATFLLRWALAADKCNATHSQCKAYLSAIIVYLYAHDFQQAEKCYNDCCQVEAFLNSDQNRAATRLLSAYTDGDVEEIKRAAQSSIISSLDHTIIKLARKLPTGDVTAFKRGATEQQEDPLDEDDLT, encoded by the exons ATGACGAGATGGAACGCTGATTGGAAGAATGCGACAAGTTTGTATGAGCAGGCGG CAATTGCGTACAGGCTTGCAAGAAAACATGACAAAGCAAAGGAAGCATTTGAAAAAGCTTCTAAGGGACAAGAGATGCTCTCTTC CCCTTGGGATGCTGCAAAACATATGGAGTCTGCGGCAGCTCTAGCAAAGGAAGTGGGCAATTGGAACGAAGTGTCTGACTTCTATAGACGTGCATCTGAGTTGTACATTCAGTGTGGGCGCGCACAGCCTGCATCAGATGCGCTTGCAAAGGGTGCTCG tgCTTTAGAAGATGCCTTGCCTGATGAAGCTATTCAGCTTTACACTGATGCTTGTGCTGTTCTTGAAGACGATGGAAAGGAACAAATGGCCTTTGATCTGTATCGTGCTGCTACAAGTGTTTATGTGAAGCTTGAGAA GTATACAGATGCTGCAACTTTTCTTTTGAGGTGGGCCTTAGCAGCTGACAAGTGCAATGCTACTCATAGCCAGTGCAAG GCTTATCTTAGCGCAATTATTGTGTATCTTTATGCGCATGACTTCCAGCAGGCAGAGAAATGTTACAATGATTGTTGCCA GGTTGAAGCTTTCTTGAACAGTGATCAAAATCGTGCTGCTACTAGACTTCTTTCTGCATATACTGACGGTGATGTTGAGGAAATCAAGCGTGCTGCTCAGTCAAGTATTATTTCCAGTCTCGACCACACG ATAATCAAGCTTGCAAGGAAGTTGCCTACCGGGGATGTCACTGCATTCAAGAGGGGTGCAACAGAACAACAAGAAGATCCATTGGACGAAGATGATCTTACTTAA
- the LOC105175832 gene encoding subtilisin-like protease SBT2.2, which yields MEGRWGVGLIGVMLFLGMLVGCIYAQDNADTITAVYIVILKQAPTSHYYGELRVKHGHHIKHNGSQRSRLDTARNTSRTGGHHGSYIDRVHDSLLRKALRGEKYLKLYSYRYLINGFAVLVTPQQADKLSRRREVSNVVLDFSVRTATTHTPQFLGLPQGAWAQEGGFETAGEGVVIGFIDTGIDPTHPSFSDDTPGKPYPVPEHFSGICEVTRDFPSGSCNRKLIGARHFAASAITRGIFNATQDYASPYDADGHGTHTAAIAAGNHGIAVVVAGHHFGNASGMAPRSHIAVYKALYKSFGGFAADVVAAIDQAAQDGVDIISLSITPNRRPPGIATFFNPIDMALLSAVKAGIFAVQAAGNTGPSPKSISSFSPWIFSVGAAAHDRIYSNSIVLGNNITIQGVGLAPGTDTDAMYTLVSAIHALNDTTAANDMYVSECQDASNFNQDVVRGNLLICSYSIRFVLGLSTIKQALETAKNLSAAGVVFYMDPYVIGFQLNPVPMRIPGIIIPSPDDSKVLLQYYNSSLGRDGTTKKIVKFGGVASISGGIKANFSRAAPKIMYYSARGPDPEDSSLDDADILKPNIVAPGNYIWSAWSCRGTDSVEFEGESFAMMSGTSMAAPHVAGLAALIKQKFPFFTPAAIGSALSTTASLSDRNGGPIMAQRAYANPDLNQSPATPFDMGSGFVNATAALDPGLIFDSSYDDYMSFLCGINGSSPVVLNYTGQSCGVSTMNATDLNLPSITISKLNQSAIVQRTVTNIGSNETYSVGWSAPYGASVKVTPTHFSIASGEKQVLSVLFNTTMNSTVASFGRIGLFGTKGHIINIPVSVIVKVSYNTTGG from the exons TACTGCTGTGTATATTGTGATTCTGAAACAAGCCCCCACTTCTCATTACTATGGTGAGCTTAGAGTTAAGCATGGTCACCATATTAAACACAATGGTTCTCAGAGGAGTAGACTGGATACAGCAAG GAATACATCAAGGACAGGTGGGCACCATGGGTCATACATAGACCGTGTACATGATTCTCTGTTGAGAAAAGCATTAAGGGGTGAGAAGTATCTTAAGCTATACAGCTACCGCTATCTGATCAACGGATTTGCTGTGCTGGTCACTCCACAGCAG gCTGACAAGCTCTCAAGGAGAAGAGAGGTATCAAATGTGGTCTTGGATTTCTCAGTCAGAACTGCTACTACTCACACACCACAGTTTCTTGGTCTACCTCAAGGAGCATGGGCCCAAGAGGGTGGATTTGAAACTGCCGGTGAAGGGGTTGTGATTGGATTCATTGACACTGGAATTGATCCCACACATCCAAGCTTCTCTGATGATACACCTGGAAAACCATATCCAGTTCCAGAGCATTTTTCTGGAATTTGTGAAGTTACACGAGATTTTCCTTCTGGATCCTGCAACAGAAAGCTGATAGGAGCTCGCCATTTTGCAGCCTCTGCCATTACCAGAGGGATATTTAATGCCACCCAGGACTATGCGTCACCCTATGATGCTGATGGCCATGGGAC GCACACAGCTGCTATTGCAGCAGGAAACCATGGGATTGCAGTTGTAGTAGCTGGGCATCACTTTGGAAATGCTAGCGGAATGGCTCCTCGTTCACA CATTGCTGTTTATAAGGCATTATACAAGAGCTTTGGAGGCTTTGCTGCAGATGTGGTTGCTGCCATAGATCAG gCTGCACAGGATGGAGTGGATATAATAAGCTTGTCGATAACTCCAAACCGGCGGCCCCCTGGCATTGCCACTTTCTTTAATCCTATAGACATGGCTCTATTATCAGCTGTCAAGGCTGGTATTTTTGCAGTACAGGCAGCAGGAAATACTGGGCCATCGCCTAAGAGCATCTCTTCCTTTAGTCCATGGATCTTCAGTGTTGGCGCTGCAGCCCATGATAGGATCTATAGTAACTCCATAGTCCTGGGCAATAACATCACAATTCAAGGAGTTGGACTTGCTC CTGGAACCGACACAGATGCCATGTACACTTTGGTTTCTGCTATCCATGCTTTGAATGACACAACAGCTGCAAATGATATGTATGTTAGTGAATGCCAAGATGCCAGCAATTTTAACCAGGATGTTGTCCGAGGGAATCTCTTGATATGCAGCTACTCTATCCGTTTTGTACTTGGACTCTCCACTATCAAACAGGCCTTAGAAACTGCAAAAAATCTCAGTGCTGCTGGTGTTGTGTTCTACATGGATCCTTACGTTATCGGTTTCCAGCTCAACCCGGTTCCAATGAGAATTCCTGGCATTATAATTCCATCCCCTGATGATTCCAAA gtcTTGCTTCAGTACTACAATTCTTCTTTGGGTAGAGATGGAACTACaaagaaaattgttaaatttggGGGAGTTGCATCTATTTCTGGAGGGATAAAAGCAAATTTCAGCCGTGCTGCCCCGAAGATTATGTATTACTCTGCCAGAGGACCAGATCCAGAAGACAGTTCCCTTGACGATGCTGACATACTGAAACCAAATATTGTTGCTCCTGGAAATTACATATGGTCTGCTTGGAGTTGCCGTGGTACCGACTCAGTTGAATTTGAAG GTGAGAGCTTTGCAATGATGTCTGGAACAAGCATGGCAGCTCCTCATGTTGCCGGACTTGCCGCCTTAATTAAGCAGAAATTTCCCTTTTTCACTCCTGCAGCCATTGGATCTGCACTTTCGACAACAGCTTCTCTTAGTGACAGAAACGGGGGGCCTATCATGGCACAACGTGCTTATGCTAACCCTGATTTGAACCAATCTCCTGCCACGCCCTTTGATATGGGGAGCGGATTTGTTAATGCAACTGCAGCATTAGACCCTGGCCTTATTTTTGATTCAA GTTACGATGATTACATGTCGTTCTTGTGTGGCATAAATGGGTCGTCCCCTGTAGTCCTGAACTACACGGGTCAAAGCTGCGGGGTTTCTACCATGAATGCCACTGACCTCAATCTGCCTTCCATCACAATTTCGAAGCTGAATCAGTCTGCCATTGTCCAACGGACGGTAACTAATATTGGCAGCAACGAGACGTATAGCGTTGGTTGGAGCGCTCCATATGGGGCTTCGGTGAAGGTGACACCAACTCACTTTTCTATTGCAAGTGGGGAGAAACAAGTCTTAAGTGTATTGTTTAACACGACTATGAACAGCACGGTTGCAAGCTTCGGAAGAATTGGATTGTTTGGTACTAAGGGTCACATAATCAACATTCCTGTGTCTGTTATCGTCAAAGTCTCATACAATACTACTGGTGGCTGA